In Oscillospiraceae bacterium, the following are encoded in one genomic region:
- a CDS encoding NlpC/P60 family protein — protein sequence MSKTAKGLVEYAKAQLGRPYWYGSFGQLANARDLDWYARTYPVYWTDSRVVLAKEKHIGQKVHDCVGLIKGYLWSSDPNSPAKYREDQDVSANGMRLKCVERGDINTIPETPGTLVFMSGHVGIYIGNGEVIEARGFQYGVVKTKLYDRPWKWWGKCPWIDYSVLSAANQAQIKAGDRITILPGAKYINGKSVPERFIGKAFNVLSISNGNALILQLFSRIAYEYIKKQ from the coding sequence ATGTCAAAAACAGCAAAGGGGCTTGTCGAGTATGCGAAAGCGCAGCTCGGCCGCCCGTATTGGTACGGCTCTTTCGGACAGCTCGCAAACGCGCGAGATCTCGATTGGTACGCAAGAACATATCCTGTTTATTGGACCGATTCCCGCGTCGTCCTGGCAAAGGAAAAACATATCGGGCAAAAGGTTCACGACTGCGTCGGACTGATAAAAGGCTATCTGTGGAGCTCAGACCCAAACAGTCCGGCGAAATACCGCGAAGATCAAGACGTTTCCGCGAATGGCATGCGCTTGAAATGCGTGGAAAGAGGCGATATCAACACAATTCCTGAAACGCCCGGTACGCTTGTTTTTATGTCCGGCCACGTCGGGATTTACATAGGGAATGGCGAGGTTATCGAAGCGCGCGGCTTTCAGTACGGCGTCGTAAAGACAAAGCTCTATGATCGTCCCTGGAAGTGGTGGGGTAAATGCCCGTGGATTGATTACAGCGTCTTATCGGCGGCGAATCAGGCTCAGATTAAAGCCGGCGACCGCATAACGATCCTCCCCGGCGCGAAGTACATTAACGGAAAGAGCGTTCCGGAGCGCTTCATCGGCAAAGCGTTCAATGTTCTTTCAATCTCAAACGGCAACGCGCTGATCCTTCAGCTCTTCAGTCGGATCGCTTATGAGTACATAAAAAAGCAATGA
- a CDS encoding LPO_1073/Vpar_1526 family protein — protein sequence MMLEKQRQEAGDNSKQIQAGMVIINSGIDEKRAREIVDEKLHDVMSVYTEDAYAVAKERIEHFSNELIPRLVKNNLLVELKDPSIQILLSEAQKSAASTERTADYELLSELLIHRAKNGLNRNIRAGVNRAVKIVDEITDEALLGITVSYSVSRWIPTNGYLDDALNKLNSLFGKIIYAPLPKGREWIEHLDVLDAIRIESLGSLKKLDQYYTKILSGFVDVGIDKQSENYQKATEIIKNANLPNDILCDHELIPGFVRLQIININRLDLLSFYRLLKIDSNGRETMLKTMIEVTDSQKEAIKKIYTLYNSNSELKSQNISKFMEKWDEHENLKQLRNWWDAIPVLYTITPVGKVLAHANAQRCDPTLPALD from the coding sequence ATGATGCTTGAAAAACAGAGGCAAGAAGCAGGAGACAACTCTAAACAAATTCAAGCAGGTATGGTTATTATTAATAGCGGAATTGATGAAAAGCGCGCTCGCGAAATAGTTGATGAAAAACTACACGATGTAATGTCTGTATATACGGAAGATGCGTATGCAGTCGCAAAAGAAAGAATTGAGCATTTTTCTAACGAACTTATCCCACGTTTAGTGAAGAATAATCTTTTAGTGGAGCTTAAAGATCCAAGCATACAAATACTTCTTTCAGAAGCACAGAAATCGGCAGCTTCAACTGAACGCACAGCCGATTATGAATTATTATCGGAGTTACTAATTCATAGAGCAAAAAATGGCCTTAATCGCAATATTCGAGCTGGCGTAAATCGCGCTGTGAAAATAGTAGATGAGATTACAGATGAAGCTTTGTTAGGAATTACAGTTTCCTACTCTGTTTCCCGGTGGATACCAACTAATGGATATCTAGATGATGCATTGAATAAACTTAATTCTCTTTTTGGCAAAATTATATATGCACCTTTACCAAAAGGAAGAGAGTGGATTGAACACCTTGATGTTCTTGATGCTATAAGGATAGAATCATTAGGCAGTTTAAAGAAACTAGATCAATATTATACCAAGATATTATCAGGCTTTGTTGATGTCGGCATTGATAAGCAGTCAGAAAATTATCAAAAGGCAACAGAAATAATCAAAAATGCCAATTTACCAAATGATATTTTATGTGACCATGAGTTGATTCCAGGATTTGTGCGTTTGCAAATAATAAATATCAATAGATTGGATTTACTCTCTTTTTACCGTCTGCTGAAGATAGATTCAAATGGACGAGAGACGATGCTGAAAACTATGATAGAAGTTACTGATAGCCAAAAAGAAGCGATTAAGAAAATATACACATTGTATAATAGTAACTCGGAACTCAAATCTCAAAATATATCAAAATTTATGGAAAAATGGGATGAACATGAGAATTTAAAGCAGTTGAGAAATTGGTGGGATGCCATTCCTGTACTTTATACAATTACCCCCGTGGGCAAAGTACTGGCCCACGCAAATGCTCAAAGATGCGATCCGACACTTCCTGCACTTGACTAA